GTTCAGGGCATGCTGGAGTTCGCGCAGACCTCACAAGGGTTGCGCAAGGAACTGACGGCGTTCGACCTGACCATGCTGGGGATTGGTGCCATTATCGGTACCGGGATTTTCGTGCTGACCGGCACCGGTGCCACCGTGGCCGGGCCGGGGCTGGTGCTGTCGTTCGTGATCGGCGCGCTGGCCTGCGGTTTTGCTGCGCTGTGCTACGCGGAATTCGCGGCGATGCTGCCGATTTCCGGTTCGACCTATACCTACGCCTACGCCACGCTGGGAGAACTGGTGGCGTGGATCATCGGCTGGGACCTGATGCTGGAATACCTGCTGGCGTCGTCGGCGGTGTCAGTGGGCTGGTCCGGCTACTTCCAGAGCCTGCTCGCCGGCTTCGGTGTCACCCTGCCCGAGGCGCTGACGGCGGCCGCCGGCGCGGTACCGGGCAAGGACACGCTGTTCAACCTGCCGGCGTTCTGCATCGCGATGATCATCACCGGCTTGCTGGCTTTCGGCATCAAGGAATCCAAGCGCGTCAACAATATCGTGGTGCTGATCAAGGTGGCGGTGGTGGTGCTGTTCATCGTCATCGGCGTATGGCACGTGAAGCCGGTGAACTGGTCGCCGGCACTGCCGTACGGCTTTGACGGCGTGTTCCACGGCGCCGCCATCGTGTTCTTCAGCTTCCTCGGCTTCGATGCGGTGACCTGCGCGGCGGAAGAGGTGAAGGACCCGGCGCGCGACATTCCGAAAGGGGTGATCTGGTCGCTGGCGATCTGCTCGCTGCTATACGTGATCGTGTCCGCGATCATGACCGGCATCGTGCCATACGCGCAGTTTGCCGGCATCGACCACCCGGTGTCGCTGGCGCTGCAAGTGGCGAAGCTGGACTGGTTTGCCGGTTTTGTCGATCTGGGCGCCATTCTCGGCATGATGACGGTGATCCTGGTGATGACCTACGGCCAGACCCGCATCCTGCTGGCCATGTCGCGCGACGGGCTGCTGCCGAAGGTGTTCTCCGAGATCAATCCGAAATACGGCACCCCATACAAGGCGACGTGGCTGATCGGGACGGTGATCGCGCTGATCGCCGGTTTCGTGCCGCTGCACACGCTGGCGGAGCTGGTCAACATCGGCACCCTGGCCGCGTTCTCGCTGATCGCACTGGCGGTGATCGTGCTGCGCAAGCGCGAGCCGGATCTGCCGCGCAAGTTCTACTGCCCGGCGGTGCCGTACGTGCCGATGCTTGCGATCCTGTTCTGTGTGTTCCTGATGACGCAGCTGTCGGCGCTGACCTGGCTGTGCTTCGTGGTGTGGCTGCTGATCGGTCTCGGCGTGTACTTCGGCTATTCGCGGCGCAATTCGCTGCTGCACAAGCCACGCTGATCCGCTGTCAGTAGCGGTAAGCGGATGCGGCCAACCTTGGGTTCAAGGTTGGCCGCATTGTTTTGGTGTGGCGTGGTTGTGCTGGCAGCACACATTGCCGTGTCGTTTGAAACGGGTGTTTAATGGTTGGTCGCCGCGCCCGGCGCGGCCACACCATAACAACACATCACCACCGCACACGAGGATTCCCCATGCTTCACGGCCAGCCCCGCAAGGTCGCCATCGTCGGCGCCAACCGCATTCCCTTTGCCCGCTCCGGCACCGCCTACGCCCAGCTTTCCAACCACACCATGCTGACCGACACCCTGAAGGGACTGGTGGACAAGTACGGCCTGCAGGGCAAGGTGCTGGGGGAGGTGGTGGGCGGCGCGGTGATGAAGCACGCCCGCGACTGGAACCTGGTGCGCGAATGCGTGCTGTCGTCCGGCCTGCACCCGGCCACCCCGGCCTACGACGTACAGCAGGCCTGCGGCACCGGGCTGGAAGCGGCTATCCTGGTTGCTAACAAGATTGCGCTGGGACAGATCGACGTCGGCATCGCCTGCGGCAGCGACACCACTTCGGATGCGCCGGTGGCGGTGCATCGCGGCCTGCAGCGGGCGCTGATGGACCTCAACGCCGCCAAGGGCAGCGGTGCCAAGCTGCGCCATCTGCTGCGCGCACTGAAGCCGGCGCACCTGCTGCCGGAGCTGCCGGCCAATGCCGAGCCGCGCACCGGAAAATCCATGGGTCAGCATGCCGAAATCACCGCCCGACGCTACGGCATCAGCCGTCAGGCGCAGGACGAGCTGGCGCTGGCCAGCCACCAAAAGTTGGCCGCAGCCTACGAGCGCGGCTTTTTCGACGATCTGGTGATGCCGTACCACGGCCTGCAGCGCGACAACAACCTGCGCCCGGACAGCACGCTGCAGAAAATGGCGACACTGGCACCGGCGTTTGATCGCGGCAATGGCAGCATCACCGCTGCCAACGCCTCGCCGCTCACCGACGGCGCGTCGGCGGTGCTGCTGGCCAGTGAGGAATGGGCGGCGGCCAATAATCTGCCGGTGCTGGCCTGGCTCGACGCCGGCGAAGTCGCGGCGGTCGATTTTGTCGACGAGCGCGAAGGGCTGCTGATGGCGCCGGCCTACGCCATTCCGCGTCTGCTGCAAAAGCATGGCCTGCGCCTGCAGGATTTTGACTTTTACGAAATCCACGAGGCCTTTGCCGCGGTGGTGCTGTGCACCCTGGCCGCGTGGGAGTCGGACGACTTCTGCCGAGACCGCCTGGGTCTGCCCGGCGCGCTGGGCAGCATCGACCGCAGCAAGCTCAACGTCAACGGCAGCTCCATCGCAGCCGGTCACCCGTTTGCCGCCACCGGCGGCCGCGTGGTGGCGACACTGGCCAAGCTGCTGGCCGAGAAGGGCAGCGGCCGCGGGCTGATCTCGATCTGCGCCGCCGGCGGTCAGGGCGTCACCGCCATCCTGTCACGCTGAGCAAGGCGGCTAGGCTTGGCCGCAGATTGCCGCCGGCAGCGCTTATGCGCTAGAATCAGCGCCCTGTCTGTGCCCCTGTGGTGAAATTGGTAGACACAAGGGACTTAAAATCCCTCGGCGCAAGCTGTACCGGTTCGATTCCGGTCGGGGGCACCAGCCACTAGCACAAAACCCGCATCCATCAGGTTGCGGGTTTTTTGTCGTCCAGGCTTTACGTAGATTGGGCCGCCGGTCGCCAGCGCCGCCACAGCGGGGCGAGGCTGCCCTGGGTCAGGCTGACGCCGAGCAGGATCAGGCCGCCGCCCAGCCAGTGGTAGGCGTGGATGGTTTCGCCCAGCGTCACGCTGGCGATCAGCGCGGTAAACAGCGGCAGCAGGTTCATGAAGATGGCGGTGCGTTCACTGCCCAGCTGCTGCAGGCCGCGCATCCAGAAGTAGGCGGCGAGGATGGAAGAGGCGATGCCGGCGAACAGTACCAGCGGGATGCCGGCGGCGGGGATGGCCAGGCTGTCGGCGCTGGCGGCAAGCGGGCTCAGCATCGCCACCGCCAGCAGCACCTGGGCGTACAGGTTCAGCCACTGCCCGAACGGCGGCGCCCAGCGCTTGTAGAGGATGCCGTACAGCGCGTACGACGCCGAGCCGATCAGCATCAGCGCGTCGCCACGGTTGATGCCGCCGGCCAGCAGGCTGGCCGGATCGCCGTGGCCGAGCAGGTACAGCACGCCGGCCAGCGACAGCGTCACGCCCAGCATGGCTGCCGGCGCGATGTGCTGGCGGAACACCACGCCGTTCAGCACCAGCCCCAGCAGCGGGATCAGCGCGCAGATCACGCCCATATTGGTGGCGGTGGTGCTGTGCGCGGCGTAGTAGGCCAGACACTGGTACATCACCATGCCCAATAGCGACAGCACGGCAAGCTGCGGCAGGTGCGGGCGCAGCTCGGCGCGACGGCGCCACAGCGGGCGCGCCAGCAGCGGCGTCAGCACCACGGCGGCGACCAGCCAGCGGTAGAAGGAAATGGCGGCCGGGTCGAACACGCCGGCGGCAGCCTTGGAAACAACGGTGTTGGCGGCCCAGATCAGCACCGCCAGCAGGGGAAACAGTACGGCCATGACAACGCTCCTGCAGCAAGATGGCGCCAGTGTAAGCCTGTCTGTTTTGTTGCTTATAATGCGAAACAGACAAACTCATGCACCGAATCCGACAACATGCTGCCGCCTTACTCCGCCATCGACCTGCAGCTGCCGCCGCCGGCACCGCTGTACTTCCGCTACGAGCAGTTCATGGCCAATACCGACTTCGGGCCGCACCGCCATCCGTGGGGCCAGATCAATCGCATCAGCCTCGGCCTGCTGGAACTGGTGCTCGACGACAGGCGGCTGATCGCGCCGGCTGATTATCTGGTGTGGGTGCCGGCGGAGATGGCGCACGCCGCGCACGTGCGACAGGCGATGGACTATCTGTCGGTGTATGTCAGCCCGGCGCTGGCTGCGCGTCTGCCGGCACACGCCTGCCTGATCGCGCAGACGCCGCTGGTACGCGCCTTGCTGGAGGATTTCCGCCAGCGCGAGGTGGCGGCGATGGGCGACGCGTGGGATGTGTGTCAGGCCGAGCTGCTGGTCGAGCATCTGGTGCGCGCCGGCAGCGTTGACAGCTACCTGCCGGACAGCAGCGACCGCCAGCTGCAGCCCATCCTGGCCGCCATCCGTGCGGCACCAGGCGACAACACCACGCTGGGCCACTGGGCACAGCGGGTGCACAGCACCGAGCGCACGTTGGCGCGGCGCTTCCAGCAGCAGCTGGGGATGAGCTTCGTGCAGTGGCGCAACCGTGTGCGGCTGCTGCAGGCGCTGGCGTGGCTGAAGGAGGGCTGGCCGGTGCAGGACATCGCTGCACAGCTGGGCTACGGCACGCCGTCGGCGTTCATCGCCATGTTCGGCAAGCAGGTCGGTTTTTCGCCGGAGCGCTACCGGCGGCAGATGCGTGGCGAGGGCTGAGGCGGCGCGCGTGTGACAAAACAGCACGGCACAAAGCATTGCGGCCAACCTTGTCGCCAAGGTTGGCCGCAATCGTTTTAACGGCGAGCTTACTTGCGGCCGGTGCTGCCGAAGCCGCCCTCGCCGCGTTCGGAGGCGTCGAAGCTGTCGACGATGTTGAAGCCGACCTGAACCACCGGCACGATGATCATCTGTGCAATGCGTTCCAGCGGCTTCAGCACGAAGTCGCTGTCGCCGCGGTTCCACACCGACACGAACAGCTGGCCCTGGTAGTCGGAATCGATCAGGCCGGTGAGGTTGCCCAGCACGATGCCGTGCTTGTGGCCGAGGCCGGAGCGCGGCAGGATCATCGCGGCCAGTTTGGGGTCGGCCAGGTGGATCGCCATGCCGGTCGGCACCAGCACCGTCTGGCCGGGCACGATGGTCATCTCGGTGTCGATGGCGGCGCGCAGATCCAGCCCGGCGGAGCCGCTGGTGGCGTAGGCGGGCAGGTTGTCCTTCAGGCGGGCGTCGAGGATTTGAACGTCGATGGTGGGTTTCATGCGCTAACTCGTTTCATTGGCTAAAAGGAAAGGTTGGCCGCAAGCCTGCGGCCAACCTTGATGGTTCGGACTCAGAGCAGGCGTGCCAGGTGGGCGACGATGGCGCGCGCTACCTCGGCCTTGGCCATCGCCGGCAGCGGGTGTTGGCCGGCGTCGTCGAGCAGGGTGACTTCGTTGTCGTCGCTGCCCATCGCCTGCTGCGCCAGGTTGGCGACCAGCAGCGGCACCTTTTTCTTGCGGCGCTTGCTGTCGGCAAACTGCAGCAGGTTCTGGCTTTCGGCAGCGAAGCCGACGCAGAACGGCGCCGCCGGCAGGCTGGCGACGGTGGCGAGGATGTCGGGGTTTTCTTCCAGCTCGATCAGCGGCAGCGCATCGCCCTTCTTGATCTTGTGTTCGCTGCGGTTCTTGACGCG
Above is a genomic segment from Vogesella indigofera containing:
- a CDS encoding amino acid permease, which encodes MRKKSVQGMLEFAQTSQGLRKELTAFDLTMLGIGAIIGTGIFVLTGTGATVAGPGLVLSFVIGALACGFAALCYAEFAAMLPISGSTYTYAYATLGELVAWIIGWDLMLEYLLASSAVSVGWSGYFQSLLAGFGVTLPEALTAAAGAVPGKDTLFNLPAFCIAMIITGLLAFGIKESKRVNNIVVLIKVAVVVLFIVIGVWHVKPVNWSPALPYGFDGVFHGAAIVFFSFLGFDAVTCAAEEVKDPARDIPKGVIWSLAICSLLYVIVSAIMTGIVPYAQFAGIDHPVSLALQVAKLDWFAGFVDLGAILGMMTVILVMTYGQTRILLAMSRDGLLPKVFSEINPKYGTPYKATWLIGTVIALIAGFVPLHTLAELVNIGTLAAFSLIALAVIVLRKREPDLPRKFYCPAVPYVPMLAILFCVFLMTQLSALTWLCFVVWLLIGLGVYFGYSRRNSLLHKPR
- a CDS encoding acetyl-CoA C-acetyltransferase; its protein translation is MLHGQPRKVAIVGANRIPFARSGTAYAQLSNHTMLTDTLKGLVDKYGLQGKVLGEVVGGAVMKHARDWNLVRECVLSSGLHPATPAYDVQQACGTGLEAAILVANKIALGQIDVGIACGSDTTSDAPVAVHRGLQRALMDLNAAKGSGAKLRHLLRALKPAHLLPELPANAEPRTGKSMGQHAEITARRYGISRQAQDELALASHQKLAAAYERGFFDDLVMPYHGLQRDNNLRPDSTLQKMATLAPAFDRGNGSITAANASPLTDGASAVLLASEEWAAANNLPVLAWLDAGEVAAVDFVDEREGLLMAPAYAIPRLLQKHGLRLQDFDFYEIHEAFAAVVLCTLAAWESDDFCRDRLGLPGALGSIDRSKLNVNGSSIAAGHPFAATGGRVVATLAKLLAEKGSGRGLISICAAGGQGVTAILSR
- a CDS encoding DMT family transporter, giving the protein MAVLFPLLAVLIWAANTVVSKAAAGVFDPAAISFYRWLVAAVVLTPLLARPLWRRRAELRPHLPQLAVLSLLGMVMYQCLAYYAAHSTTATNMGVICALIPLLGLVLNGVVFRQHIAPAAMLGVTLSLAGVLYLLGHGDPASLLAGGINRGDALMLIGSASYALYGILYKRWAPPFGQWLNLYAQVLLAVAMLSPLAASADSLAIPAAGIPLVLFAGIASSILAAYFWMRGLQQLGSERTAIFMNLLPLFTALIASVTLGETIHAYHWLGGGLILLGVSLTQGSLAPLWRRWRPAAQST
- a CDS encoding AraC family transcriptional regulator; the protein is MLPPYSAIDLQLPPPAPLYFRYEQFMANTDFGPHRHPWGQINRISLGLLELVLDDRRLIAPADYLVWVPAEMAHAAHVRQAMDYLSVYVSPALAARLPAHACLIAQTPLVRALLEDFRQREVAAMGDAWDVCQAELLVEHLVRAGSVDSYLPDSSDRQLQPILAAIRAAPGDNTTLGHWAQRVHSTERTLARRFQQQLGMSFVQWRNRVRLLQALAWLKEGWPVQDIAAQLGYGTPSAFIAMFGKQVGFSPERYRRQMRGEG
- the dut gene encoding dUTP diphosphatase yields the protein MKPTIDVQILDARLKDNLPAYATSGSAGLDLRAAIDTEMTIVPGQTVLVPTGMAIHLADPKLAAMILPRSGLGHKHGIVLGNLTGLIDSDYQGQLFVSVWNRGDSDFVLKPLERIAQMIIVPVVQVGFNIVDSFDASERGEGGFGSTGRK